TGTGTCATATTCATAAAATCTCCTTAAAAGAATACAAGCCCCATACTGTGCAGCATCCCGCAAAGTCAAGTGGAATGAGCCCCAGCAAAGCACTTGATCTGTGAACGGGTTATGTGAGATCACATGGGCATGAGCACTTTATTTGATCAGCTTGGCAGTTCGCGGGCACCACTTGCAGAGCGCATGCGGCCTTCCAGCTTAGATGAAGTGGTGGGCCAAGAGCATTTGATTGGTGAAGGAAAATCATTATCGCTCTTGCTTCAAGCTGACACCCTTCCCTCTTTTATTTTTTGGGGTCCATCGGGCACCGGGAAAACAACCCTGGCCAAAATTATCGCGCGTCATACCAAAGCCCATTTTTTTCAAATTTCCGCTGTGCTTTCTGGCGTACAAGAATTGCGTGAAGTGATTAAGCAGGCAAAAGAAAAAAAATCCTTTGCGGGAAACAAAAGCATTCTCTTCATCGACGAGATTCACAGATGGAACAAGGCTCAGCAAGACGCCCTGCTTCCGCATGTGGAAGATGGCACCATAACGCTTATTGGTTCCACAACGGAAAATCCTTCGTTTGAAATTATTTCGGCACTGCTTTCTCGCACAAAAGTATTTGTGTTGGAACCTTTAGACAAAGCAGCCGTCAAAAAACTTTTGAACCGGAGCTTAGAAAATACCGAACAAGGCTTGGGCCAATTGCATTTTACCATCAGCGATGACGCTTTAGATTTCATTGCCGATCAATCAGACGGCGACGCCAGACGAGCCCTCACCACTCTAGAAATTGCAGCAAACCTTTTGCAAAGCAGCAACAACGCTGAACATGCCGCTGATACAATAGATCTCAAACTGGCGGAGCAAGCCCTGCAAAAGAAAAGCCTCGTTTACGATAAAGGCGGCGAAGAACATTACAACGTTATTTCGGCATTCATCAAAAGCATGCGAGGTTCCGATCCCGATGCTGCCATCTATTATTTAGCACGCATGCTGGAAGCGGGAGAAGATCCACTCTTCGTCGCCAGACGCATGGTGATCTTTGCATCTGAAGATGTCAGCAATGCCGATCCGCAAGCGGTGCAAGTGGCTATTGCCTGCATGGAGTCGTTTAAATTTGTGGGCATGCCGGAAGGATGGATCCCGCTAGCACAGGCTGCAAGCTATTTAGCCAGCGCTCCAAAATCAAATGCAAGTTACATGGCCTACAAAAAAGCCAAGATGGATATTCAAGAAACCGGCACACTTCCCACACCAAAGCATTTGCGTAACGCACCTACAAAACTCATGAAAGAAATGGGGTATGGAAAAAATTATAAGTATGCGCACGAGTTTGAAAACAACGTGGTGCCGGGCGAGCAATATCTTCCCGATCAATTGAAAAAGCGAAAATATTATTCCCCTACCGAAAACGGATATGAGCGTGTGATTAAAGAACGCTTGGAACGAATCAGAAAGCTCACTTAATGCACTGTCATCACGAGGAAGCAAAGCTGACGTGGTGATCTCGATTTTTAAATTGTCAGAGGAGATCCTTCCTGCCCGTCCGGCA
The Deltaproteobacteria bacterium CG11_big_fil_rev_8_21_14_0_20_42_23 genome window above contains:
- a CDS encoding AAA family ATPase → MSTLFDQLGSSRAPLAERMRPSSLDEVVGQEHLIGEGKSLSLLLQADTLPSFIFWGPSGTGKTTLAKIIARHTKAHFFQISAVLSGVQELREVIKQAKEKKSFAGNKSILFIDEIHRWNKAQQDALLPHVEDGTITLIGSTTENPSFEIISALLSRTKVFVLEPLDKAAVKKLLNRSLENTEQGLGQLHFTISDDALDFIADQSDGDARRALTTLEIAANLLQSSNNAEHAADTIDLKLAEQALQKKSLVYDKGGEEHYNVISAFIKSMRGSDPDAAIYYLARMLEAGEDPLFVARRMVIFASEDVSNADPQAVQVAIACMESFKFVGMPEGWIPLAQAASYLASAPKSNASYMAYKKAKMDIQETGTLPTPKHLRNAPTKLMKEMGYGKNYKYAHEFENNVVPGEQYLPDQLKKRKYYSPTENGYERVIKERLERIRKLT